One part of the Anopheles merus strain MAF chromosome 3L, AmerM5.1, whole genome shotgun sequence genome encodes these proteins:
- the LOC121599628 gene encoding LOW QUALITY PROTEIN: uncharacterized protein K02A2.6-like (The sequence of the model RefSeq protein was modified relative to this genomic sequence to represent the inferred CDS: inserted 1 base in 1 codon), giving the protein MCTRCKQQGHKEGYCSSSKPAASKPFKQWKPKESMKTNGIYTVRNVGRKRKFVSVELNGVAVKLQHDSASDITIISNETWATIGRPPTQPTDESAVTASGSDLNLLAEFQADITINNVTKTGRIFISDSADLNVLGIDTKDLFDLWSVPINSLVNVVHQNSDQYVDRLKHQFPEVFRSTLGRCTKAQVKLYFKPDARPCYCPKRPVAYAALPKVDAELERLETNGIISPVQFSDWAAPIVVVRKSDNVSVRVCGDYSTGLNNALECDRHPLPHPDDLFAELAGSHYFTHLDLSDAYLQVEVEVESRKLLTVNTHRGLFQYNRLPPGVKSAPGAFQRIIDSMVAGISGVKPYLDDIFIAGRTKEEHDRILYAVLERIREYGFHLRLEKCRFALPQIGFLGXIVDKDGVRPDPSKTEAIAKMPPPKDVKQLRSYLGAINYYGRFVPQMKHLRAPLDDLLKKDVCWNWTKECQKSFEQFKTILLSDLLLTHYDPSKEIIVAADASKYGLGAVVMHRFPTGEVKAIAHASRSLTAAEMNYGQVEKEALALIFAVTRFHKMLYGRHFTLQTDHQPLLKVFGSKKGIPVYTANRLQRWALTLLLYDFEIKHISTMNFGYADFLSRLMSSQRRPDEDYVMAAVYVESEAKAILEDSINNLPVTHQMIVAETRKDAVLQQVISYINEGWPASVKLITDPDVKKFFVRREGLQVVDNCVMFGDRIVVPSKFRKRIVRQLHRGHPGMERMKSLARSYIYWPNVDDDVAQFVRQCDACAEAAKAPTKATLESWPLPDRPWQRVHVDFAGPIDGHHYFVIVDAYSKWPEIFRTRSITTTTTLDLLRETFSRYGNPDTLVSDNGTQFTSGQFQQFCSENGINHIRTAPYHPQSNGQAERFVDSLKRGLKKLGKGESPTLQHLQTFLSVYRSTPNRNTPKGTSPAEAFLKRTMRTTLDLLRKPSPPTAAVNHKQN; this is encoded by the exons ATGTGTACTAGATGCAAGCAGCAAGGACATAAAGAAGGCTACTGTTCAAGCAGTAAGCCCGCTGCATCCAAGCCTTTCAAGCAATGGAAGCCCAAAGAGAGCATGAAGACGAATGGCATTTACACTGTTCGCAACGTCGGAAGAAAACGCAAATTCGTCTCGGTCGAGCTCAACGGGGTAGCAGTCAAGCTTCAGCACGACTCGGCGTCCGACATCACCATCATTTCGAACGAAACATGGGCTACCATCGGACGACCACCCACTCAACCGACCGATGAATCTGCTGTCACAGCGTCTGGTAGTGATTTGAATCTCCTCGCAGAGTTTCAAGCCGATATCACTATTAACAACGTGACCAAGACAGGGCGCATTTTCATCTCTGATAGCGCCGATCTCAACGTTTTGGGAATCGATACTAAGGATCTGTTTGATCTGTGGTCCGTACCGATTAACAGCTTGGTCAACGTCGTACATCAAAACTCTGACCAATACGTTGATCGCCTCAAGCACCAGTTTCCGGAGGTTTTTCGAAGCACGCTGGGTAGATGCACAAAAGCGCAAGTGAAGTTATACTTCAAGCCTGATGCCCGTCCATGCTACTGTCCGAAGCGACCAGTGGCGTATGCGGCTCTTCCCAAAGTAGATGCGGAACTCGAAAGGCTCGAAACAAACGGTATAATTTCTCCAGTTCAATTCTCGGACTGGGCAGCACCAATAGTCGTCGTACGGAAGTCGGACAATGTTTCGGTCCGTGTGTGCGGTGATTATTCTACGGGGCTGAACAACGCGCTGGAATGTGACCGTCATCCTCTACCTCATCCTGACGATCTTTTCGCGGAGCTGGCTGGGTCACACTATTTCACACACCTTGACTTATCAGACGCCTATCTACAAGTTGAGGTCGAGGTGGAATCGCGCAAGCTGCTTACCGTGAACACACATCGCGGCCTTTTCCAGTACAACCGACTTCCTCCCGGAGTCAAGTCGGCACCTGGCGCTTTCCAACGCATTATTGACAGCATGGTGGCTGGCATCTCTGGAGTGAAACCTTACCTTGATGATATCTTCATTGCTGGCCGCACCAAAGAGGAGCACGACCGTATCCTCTATGCTGTTCTCGAACGCATCCGTGAGTATGGTTTCCATTTACGCCTTGAGAAATGTCGTTTCGCTCTTCCCCAGATCGGTTTCCTTG TGATCGTCGACAAGGACGGTGTTCGGCCTGACCCGTCCAAAACAGAAGCCATTGCCAAGATGCCACCCCCGAAGGACGTGAAGCAACTTCGCTCCTACCTCGGAGCTATCAACTATTATGGTCGATTCGTTCCACAGATGAAGCACCTCAGGGCTCCCCTGGATGACCTACTGAAAAAGGATGTTTGCTGGAACTGGACAAAAGAGTGTCAGAAATCTTTTGAGCAGTTCAAGACCATTTTACTCTCCGACCTGCTGCTTACTCACTATGACCCATCTAAGGAGATCATCGTCGCGGCAGACGCATCGAAGTATGGTCTAGGCGCTGTCGTCATGCATCGTTTCCCCACCGGTGAGGTGAAGGCAATCGCACATGCTTCTCGCTCACTGACGGCAGCGGAAATGAACTACGGCCAAGTGGAAAAGGAAGCATTGGCGTTGATATTCGCTGTCACCCGTTTCCATAAGATGCTGTACGGACGTCATTTCACTCTCCAAACTGATCATCAACCGCTGCTCAAAGTTTTCGGCTCGAAAAAAGGAATACCAGTATACACAGCCAATCGTCTGCAACGATGGGCTTTGACACTTCTCCTGTATGACTTCGAGATCAAGCACATCTCGACGATGAATTTCGGCTACGCAGACTTCCTGTCCCGGCTGATGTCATCACAGCGCAGACCAGATGAGGATTACGTCATGGCTGCCGTCTATGTCGAATCCGAAGCAAAGGCGATTCTCGAAGACTCCATCAACAATCTGCCAGTCACACATCAGATGATTGTGGCTGAGACACGTAAGGATGCTGTTCTGCAGCAAGTGATTAGTTACATCAATGAAGGATGGCCAGCAAGCGTGAAGCTAATCACCGATCCTGATGTGAAGAAGTTCTTCGTCAGACGTGAGGGACTTCAAGTCGTCGATAACTGCGTCATGTTCGGCGATCGAATCGTCGTTCCATCAAAATTCCGGAAGCGGATCGTCCGCCAGCTACATCGTGGGCACCCAGGAATGGAGCGGATGAAGTCTCTGGCTCGCAGCTACATTTACTGGCCGAATGTTGACGACGATGTGGCGCAATTCGTTCGTCAGTGCGATGCATGTGCTGAAGCAGCGAAGGCTCCGACGAAAGCAACCCTGGAATCATGGCCTCTTCCGGACCGGCCGTGGCAACGAGTACACGTCGATTTCGCTGGCCCAATCGACGGACATCACTATTTCGTAATTGTAGATGCCTACTCTAAGTGGCCCGAAATTTTTCGCACTAGATCCATCACCACGACAACAACATTGGACCTGCTTCGTGAAACATTTTCCCGTTACGGCAATCCAGACACGCTAGTCTCAGATAACGGAACGCAGTTTACGAGCGGACAGTTTCAACAGTTTTGCAGTGAGAATGGCATCAACCATATTCGTACTGCTCCATACCACCCGCAGTCGAATGGCCAAGCTGAACGTTTCGTGGATTCCCTCAAACGCGGCCTTAAGAAGTTAGGTAAGGGGGAATCACCAACATTACAACATCTACAGACGTTTCTTTCAGTGTACCGATCAACACCCAACCGGAATACACCTAAGGGAACGTCTCCAGCCGAAGCGTTTTTAAAAAGAACGATGCGCACTACGTTGGATCTGTTGAGGAAACCATCTCCTCCGACTGCAGCCGTTAACcacaaacaaaattaa